From Orcinus orca chromosome 3, mOrcOrc1.1, whole genome shotgun sequence, a single genomic window includes:
- the IL12B gene encoding interleukin-12 subunit beta, whose product MYPQQLVVSWFSLVLLASPIMAIWELEKNVYVVELDWYPDAPGEMVVLTCDTPEEDGITWTSDQSDEVLGSGKTLTIQIKEFGDAGQYTCHKGGEVLSHSLLLLHKKEDGIWSTDILKDQKEPKNKSFIKCEAKNYSGHFTCWWLTAISTDLKFSVQSSTGSSDPRGVTCGAATLSAERVRVDHREYKKYTVGCQEGSACPAAEESLPIEVVVEAVHKLKYENYTSSFFIRDIIKPDPPKNLQLKPLKNSQHVEVSWEYPDTWSTPHSYFSLTFCVQVQGKNKRERKDKLFTDKTSAKVTCHKNANIRVQARDRYYSSYWSEWASVSCS is encoded by the exons TTTATGTTGTAGAATTGGATTGGTATCCTGACGCCCCTGGAGAAATGGTGGTTCTCACCTGCGATACCCCTGAAGAAGATGGCATCACCTGGACCTCAGACCAGAGTGATGAGGTCTTGGGTTCTGGCAAAACCTTGACCATCCAAATCAAAGAGTTTGGAGATGCTGGGCAGTACACCTGTCACAAAGGAGGCGAGGTTCTGAGCCATTCGCTCCTGCTGCTTCACAAAAAGGAAGATGGAATCTGGTCCACTGATATCTTAAAGGACCAGAAAG AGCCCAAAAATAAGAGCTTTATAAAATGTGAGGCAAAGAATTATTCCGGACATTTCACCTGCTGGTGGCTGACAGCAATCAGTACTGATTTGAAATTCAGTGTCCAAAGCAGCACAGG CTCCTCTGACCCCCGAGGGGTGACGTGTGGAGCAGCGACGCTCTCAGCAGAGAGGGTCAGAGTGGACCACAGGGAGTATAAGAAGTACACAGTGGGGTGTCAGGAGGGCAGCGCCTGCCCAGCAGCCGAGGAGAGCCTGCCCATTGAGGTCGTGGTGGAAGCTGTTCATAAGCTCAAGTATGAAAACTACACCAGCAGCTTCTTCATCAGGGACATCA TCAAACCAGACCCACCCAAGAACCTGCAGCTGAAGCCATTAAAGAATTCCCAGCATGTGGAGGTCAGCTGGGAGTACCCTGACACCTGGAGCACCCCACATTCCTACTTCTCCCTGACATTTTGTGTTCAGGTCCAGGGCAAGAACAAGAGAGAAAGG AAAGATAAACTCTTCACGGACAAAACCTCAGCCAAGGTCACGTGCCACAAAAATGCCAACATCCGCGTGCAAGCCCGGGACCGCTACTACAGCTCATACTGGAGCGAATGGGCATCTGTATCCTGCAGTTAG